The sequence TTGAAAACCGAACCGCAGGAGGGATATTCCAAAGGCTGCTTAAGCGCCCTTTTACGGAGAATCTCCTTTCTGATACGTTCGCTTTCAGCCCTGTCCCCTTCCTCAAAGAGGAATGTTCCACCGAGAACGATGTTTCCTTCCACCGCCAAAGTTTTGCGGTAGGAGAAACCGGCGTCAGCACCCTTCACCGTGAAAACCGAACCGTCCGCACTGAGGAGCTCAATCTCGTCAGTTAACATTCCGATCTCGGTTCCGAATGCACCTGCGTTCATTGCGAGCGCACCGCCCAAAGTGCCGGGGATGCCGCTCATGTTCTCGGCTCCGGTCATGTAAGATCTTATCGTATAAACGATCATTGAGTCAAGAAGAACTCCGGCACCTGCATAAATTTTCTTATGTTTTCTCAAAATGTGCCGATTAAGATTACTGAGAACTA is a genomic window of Geovibrio thiophilus containing:
- the murB gene encoding UDP-N-acetylmuramate dehydrogenase — its product is MRIRENVSLKNYTSYRTGGTARFFAEPSTTEELVECLAWAEKNSIEHFIMGGGCNLLISDQILDHTVIVLSNLNRHILRKHKKIYAGAGVLLDSMIVYTIRSYMTGAENMSGIPGTLGGALAMNAGAFGTEIGMLTDEIELLSADGSVFTVKGADAGFSYRKTLAVEGNIVLGGTFLFEEGDRAESERIRKEILRKRALKQPLEYPSCGSVFKRPEGHYAGELIERCGLKGKRIGGAMVSVKHANFIVNAGGATGSDIKNLIEEVKLIVLKETGVQLEEEVKYLGF